A region of the Neomicrococcus lactis genome:
ACTGTGGCTACGGCATTCCCGTGGTGCCTGAAGCGCGCATCATCGGCATCACAGGTGACGCCAACCGGGAGCTTGCGGCGCGATGTGAAGCCGGGATTACCAAGTTCTTCCCGCCGCATGCGGGTCAGCAGGTCTTCGGTAAGCGCGGCCGGGTGGAATTGCGGGAACGGCTGGATGAAGAACTGTCCGTCATTCAGGATCTGGGTTTCGCGTCTTACTTTTTGACGGTCGCGGAAGTCACCAAAATGATCAACGGCATGGGGGTGCGTACGGCGGCGCGTGGCTCCGGCGCCTCGAGCCTGGTCAACTACCTCACCGGCATCAGCCACGTGAACCCGCTCATGCATGAACTGCTCTTTGAGCGTTTCCTCTCCCGGGACCGCAGCACGCTCCCGGACATTGACGTGGACGTGGAAAGCGCGCGGCGCCACGATGTCTATCACGAGATCTTCAAGCGCTTCGGCGCGCAGCGGACCTCGCTCATGAGTATGCAAAACGGGTATCGGGCGCGCGGTGCCGTGCGGGACGCCGGGCTGGCACTGGGGATGCCGGAGCCGGAAGTGGACGCCATCGCAAAACAGCTCTGGCGCTTCTCCGCGTCCAGTTTCCGCGAAGCCATGGAGCGCATGCCGGAGCTCAAGAATTTCTCCGAGCGCGTGGAATCCGGACGTTTGAGCGGCAATCAGCAACTGGATTTGTTGGTTGACCTCACCGAACGCTTGGACCGGCTGCCGCGGCACATCTCGATGCACCCCTGCGGTGTGATCCTGGGGGATGCCACCTTGCTGGATCGCACCCCGGTGGAAGCCTCCGGGATGGGACTGCCCATGAGTCAGTTCGATAAGCACGACATGGACCCCATGGGCATGCTCAAGCTCGATGTGCTCGGGGTGCGCATGCAGTCCGCGATCGCGTACACCCTCGAGGAAATTCAGCGCATTCATGGCACCGGTGAAGCGGTGGCGGAGGCCGGCGTGCACGGGGCTGCGGATTTCGTAGCCAGTGACGGCAAGATTGCGCTAGAAAAGGTCCCGTACGACGACGCAGCTACCTTCGAGCTCATACGCTCCACTCATACCTTGGGTTGCTTTCAGATTGAATCTCCTGGGCAGCGGGAGCTGATTGGCAAGCTGGCGCCGTGGGAGTTTAACGACCTCATCATCGATATCTCGTTGTTCCGGCCTGGTCCTATGCAATCGGACATGGTGCGGCCGTTCTTGGAGCAACGCCATGGTTTCCGCGAAGCTGTGTACCCGCACCCGGATCTAGAACCCGTGCTCGCGGAGACGCACGGCGTCACGGTGTTCCACGAACAAGTGCTGCGGATGATGCACGTCATGACGGACTGCGGTCTCGCGAAAGCGGATGTGTACCGGCGCCTCTTGGGGAACCCAAAAGCCGAACCTCAAGTGGAGGCGTTCTTCCGGGAGAAGGCGCTCGCGAAGGGGTATCCGCTCAGTGTCATCGACAAGGTCTGGCAGACCCTGCACGCGTTTGGCAGCTTTGGTTTTTGCAAAGCCCACGGCGCGGCCTTTGCCGTGCCCACGTACCACTCGGCCTGGCTCAAAGCGCACCACCCAGAAGCGTTTCTTGCCGCTCTCTGGGAGCACGATCCCGGCATGTATCCGCGGCGCCTACTAGTGGCTGAAGCCCGGCGCATGGGGATTCCCATCCTTCCTCTCGACGTGAACCGCAGTACCTCGCACTTCCGCGTAGAACGCGTGGGTCCCGAGGGAACGGATGGCCGCGGCAAGGACGCTGGCAAGCTAGGCATCCGCATGGCGTTCACCGTGGTGCACGGACTGAGCGAGATCGAGGTCAAGCGTCTCGAAGCGCACCAGCCCTATACGTCTGTAGCTGACGTGAGAGACCGCGCCCGCCCTACGCGCACCAACTTGCGTCGCCTCGCCGAACTTGGAGCGCTAGATCGCTTCAACAAGAAAGAACGCGTGAGCCGCACGGACCTGGTGCATCACCTGGATATGCTGCGCCGACCCATCAAGGGCAAAAAGGTTCCCGTGCTCGAAGGACAGTTGCCGTTGCCGTTCGAAGAAGACGTGGAGACCTCCAACCTCACGGCCGTCTTCCCCGAACCCACCCAAGCTGAAAAGGTGCGCACCGAGCTAGACCTCACCGAGATCGACGTCTCCGCACACCTCATGGAATCTCACCGCAAACTCCTAGACGCCTACGGGGTCACCTATGCGCGCGACCTCTTGAGCCTGCGCTCGCAGACACGCGTGCTGGTGGCCGGCGTGCGCGTGGCCACTCAAACGCCGCCCATGCGCAGCGGCAAGCGCGTAGTGTTCATCAGCCTCGATGACGGGACCGGCTGCGTAGACGCGTCCTTCTTCACCGAAGCCCAACACGAAAGCGGCGAGATGCTGTTCTCCACCCGACTCATGCTCATCGAAGGCACCACGCGCCGTACCGGCCCACGCGCCGTCTCCCTCCAAGCCATCCGCGCCTGGAACATACACCAACCTGAGACCCTGCCACCCGTGACCTACTTGAAAGACACCGAAGAGAAGTACTGGCAAAAACGCCGCGAAAGCGCCCGAAAGTTCCGCGAAGAAAAAGACCAAGAACGCTTGAGCGAACTAGCACGCGCGCTCGCAGGAACCCGTGCGGGAACCCCCGGAAGTAAGAGGGAGATTCCGCATCATGACACGGGATGGCCGGTGCGGGGGATTGAGGCTACGGAACAAGCGCCGTCGTCGTCCTCAAAACCGTACTTCCCGCCGGTGCCGGTACCGCACCCGGAAACGTGGGAGCTCATGCCGACGCCCCAACGGTAGCGGCGCCTGCTTGCCATGCAGACCGCACGCCACGTGCGCCGATGAAGAAACGATTTCACGTAGAATCGTGAGCGGCTGGCTGTGATCAACGTACGTCACAAGCTATGAAGCCGATACTGAAAAGAGGAATACGTGTCTGAGCAAATCTCGATCGTCGTCGACGGGCAAGAAAAATCCGTAGACGCCGGCACCACCGGAGCACAACTGTTTTTTGAACAGCGAGAGGTGGTGGTGATGCGAGTCGACGGTAGCCTCCAGGATCTCAGCCGCGAACTCGTCGCCGGAACCACCGTTGAATCCGTAGACATCAGCTCCGAAGATGGCCTCAACGTTCTCCGCCAC
Encoded here:
- a CDS encoding DNA polymerase III subunit alpha, with translation MTFTHLHVSSAYSAHYGVSWPKDLAAAAASHGADALACTDRDGLYGSIKHLKACMEHGLDPILGVDLALIEDEEIRTPHGTQLVPVTVGRVVVLAKGHSAGAGYRALCRTVSAAHEGSGSGSSRTRPVGIRLEELARLSRNDDGEAVLAILVGPRSDVGQAAQRRQYGRARALLQRWKTLLPAGSVYVEAVSHLSRPGERLSTAHAVRMIKAARQVGVPYVLSNAVRYLDVEGAATADVLDAARTLTSLDTLPESQPNGQGWLKTPEEMKHLAREIGRDLTDASGVASTMLSTTEALADWCRIDPVADCGYGIPVVPEARIIGITGDANRELAARCEAGITKFFPPHAGQQVFGKRGRVELRERLDEELSVIQDLGFASYFLTVAEVTKMINGMGVRTAARGSGASSLVNYLTGISHVNPLMHELLFERFLSRDRSTLPDIDVDVESARRHDVYHEIFKRFGAQRTSLMSMQNGYRARGAVRDAGLALGMPEPEVDAIAKQLWRFSASSFREAMERMPELKNFSERVESGRLSGNQQLDLLVDLTERLDRLPRHISMHPCGVILGDATLLDRTPVEASGMGLPMSQFDKHDMDPMGMLKLDVLGVRMQSAIAYTLEEIQRIHGTGEAVAEAGVHGAADFVASDGKIALEKVPYDDAATFELIRSTHTLGCFQIESPGQRELIGKLAPWEFNDLIIDISLFRPGPMQSDMVRPFLEQRHGFREAVYPHPDLEPVLAETHGVTVFHEQVLRMMHVMTDCGLAKADVYRRLLGNPKAEPQVEAFFREKALAKGYPLSVIDKVWQTLHAFGSFGFCKAHGAAFAVPTYHSAWLKAHHPEAFLAALWEHDPGMYPRRLLVAEARRMGIPILPLDVNRSTSHFRVERVGPEGTDGRGKDAGKLGIRMAFTVVHGLSEIEVKRLEAHQPYTSVADVRDRARPTRTNLRRLAELGALDRFNKKERVSRTDLVHHLDMLRRPIKGKKVPVLEGQLPLPFEEDVETSNLTAVFPEPTQAEKVRTELDLTEIDVSAHLMESHRKLLDAYGVTYARDLLSLRSQTRVLVAGVRVATQTPPMRSGKRVVFISLDDGTGCVDASFFTEAQHESGEMLFSTRLMLIEGTTRRTGPRAVSLQAIRAWNIHQPETLPPVTYLKDTEEKYWQKRRESARKFREEKDQERLSELARALAGTRAGTPGSKREIPHHDTGWPVRGIEATEQAPSSSSKPYFPPVPVPHPETWELMPTPQR